In Mesotoga sp. UBA6090, a single window of DNA contains:
- a CDS encoding KamA family radical SAM protein, which produces MRDYREIPMWKDVTPAQWSDWRWQVANRIKTVEALRQIIEITEEEALGIAECLRTLRMSITPYYATLMDPINQRCPIRRQAVPTDKELKIDRWDMIDPLHEDEDSPVSGLTHRYPDRVLFLITDQCSMYCRHCTRRRFAGQLDRPRTRQEIDAAIEYIRETPEVRDVLLSGGDALLVGDDYLEYILGELREIPHV; this is translated from the coding sequence ATGCGAGATTACAGGGAAATTCCAATGTGGAAAGACGTTACTCCTGCTCAGTGGAGTGATTGGCGCTGGCAGGTTGCCAACAGGATCAAGACTGTAGAAGCTCTCAGGCAGATAATCGAAATCACCGAAGAAGAAGCGCTCGGAATTGCCGAATGTCTAAGAACGCTTCGAATGTCAATTACACCCTACTATGCAACTCTTATGGATCCAATCAATCAGAGATGCCCAATTAGAAGACAGGCAGTTCCTACGGACAAGGAATTGAAAATCGACAGATGGGATATGATTGACCCACTTCATGAAGATGAAGACTCTCCGGTTTCCGGGCTTACTCACAGATATCCCGATAGGGTCCTCTTTCTAATTACAGACCAGTGTTCGATGTACTGCAGGCATTGTACACGGCGAAGGTTTGCCGGACAGCTCGACAGACCGAGAACCAGACAGGAAATCGATGCAGCAATTGAGTACATCAGGGAAACACCTGAGGTTAGGGATGTATTACTTTCAGGAGGGGACGCATTACTTGTTGGAGACGATTATCTAGAGTATATTTTGGGCGAATTGAGAGAAATTCCCCACGTCGA